The genomic stretch ATTAGAAAATATTAAAAATGAACTCCTAAAAAAGTTAGAGTCAGAATTTAAAGAATCTGAAACTATTCAATGGTTTGTAGAAATAGAGATCAAAAGACTCACAACAAAAGAAACTGATTATTCAGAAATAAAGAAAATTGCAAGATTGACCTCAAAAATTTTAAAAGGCAAAAAAAAATAACCTCTATTCGCTATTTTTCTGTTTGTCGTCTTTTAATTGATTTTTCAATGCGTTAAAAATATTTTCATCATTTAATATATTGAGTAGTTTGTGTGTGAAAAAATTGTTTATCTCTTTTCCAATTATAAGGGTTAAAGCTTTTTTTACTTTTTCATCATTCACTAGTGAATTAAGCAAACTCAAACTAAAATCAGGATTACTATTCAAAATATTAATATCTATTTGCTGATCTTCACTTAAATTATACATATTCCCTTTTCCCGTCAATAACCAAGTTGGATTTACTTCTTTATAAGCATTGAGATATTTTTCTATGTTTAACTCAGTAAGACCAGTTTTTTTTCCTAAAACACCATTAGCAATTCCAGTATCTCCATAAAATTTTCGATTACTAATCCCTTTATCTTTTAGATGTTTGAGTATTCTTAATTTAATTTTAGAGGAAAATCGCTCCATATTGTTTAATTATTGAGATAAGTGTCTATATTTGTGGAGACATTTATGTATTTATACTAATTTAGACTGTAAAATGCTGATTTTTTTTTCATGTTAATACAAAATAATCATTGCTTTTTGCAGTCTTAATTACAATAATGAGTTTATTATTTAAGACAACTAAGATAGTAAAATTAAAAGATTAGATTAGAATATCTTGTTTTAAAATAAATGAATGATCTCATAAATCATAAGGAAAATTATCCTTATTGTCTTTATATTTTCATGTTATTTATGGCTAGATAACGCTTTTACAAATATAAAAATATTTGAAAAAGTTAACTAATCAAAAACACAGCAGTTTTGCTTTATATGCGATATAAAAAAATAGCATGTAAGGTTGAATTATAGGCTTTTATCATTACAATACTCTATATTTTATTAGTATTTTACGATTTAGTAAATTATTAATTTTAAAAAGTATTAACATGAAAAAAGTATTTCTAATCTTGACAGGAATTTTATTGATGAATTTAACAGGTTGTAACCCTGAAGCTTTAAACGAAGACGATAACACTATTGAAACCATTGACAAAGATAAAATTCAACATCCAGACGATAGGGGATAATATAAAAATTATTTCTTTAGTAATTGGTGCTGTAATAGCATTTACAGCACCATTTATTCACATGTGCTTTGATAAAAATTCTGAAGTTGAAGTTTTCGGATATTATAATGCTCGAATGTTCTGCTATGCAATAGGCATTCCTGTAACTCTCTTTTTTTCTGCTCTTTTTGTTTCTTTCAGTTCAATGTTTATTCATATTAAAATTTTCAGAAAAATTATGTTTATTATTTCATACATGATTTTATCTATTTCAATTTATTATATAATTTGGAGTATTTGGGCAAGGAAGGATTTTCCCAAACCTTATTACTATACTTCTATCATTATCTTATCACTAATTTCTAGTTATCTATTGTTTTTCTTGATAAAGAGAACAACTAAAAATACCGTTAGACTTTCTAATATTGCTAGAAATTTAAAGTCTTTAGAAGGAGAGTCAAAAACTATAAATGACATTGCCAATATTATGCCTTCAAAAGACGAAACAGTAACGTATAAAGCAATGATTGATTTTACTGGAGAAAATATTGGAGAATCTATTAAGAAAATTGACAACGAGATAAACAAAGACTAATAACCTTTAGAGTCATGGCAAAAGAGGAATTAGAAAATATTAAAAATGAACTCCTAAAAAAGTTAGAGTCAGAATTTAAAGAATCTGAAACTATTCAATGGTTTGTAGAAATAGAGATCAAAAGACTCACAACAAAAGAAACTGATTATTCAGAAATAAAGAAAATTGCAAGATTGACTTCAAAAATTTTAAAAGGCAAAAAAAAATAAACTTTATTCGCTATTTTTCTGTTTGCTGTCTTTTAATTGATTTTTCAATGCGTTACAAATATTTTCATTATTTAATATATCGAGTAGTTTGTGTGTGAAAAAATTGTTTATCTCTTTTCCAATTATAAGGGTTAAAGCTTTTTTTACTTTTTCATCATTCACTAGTGAATTAAGCAAACTCAAACTAAAATCAGGATTACTATTCAAAATATTAATATCTATTTGCTGATCTTCACTTAAATTATACATATTCCCTTTTCCCGTCAATAACCAAGTTGGATTTACTTCTTTATAAGCATTGAGATATTTTTCTATGTTTAACTCAGTAAGACCAGTTTTTTTTCCTAAAATACCATTAGCAATTCCAGTATCTCCATAAAATTTTCGATTACTAATCCCTTTATCTTTTAGATGTTCGAGTATTCTTAATTTAATTTTAGAGGAAAATTGCTCCATATTGTTTAATTATTGAGATAAATGTCTATATTTGTGGAGACATTTATATATTTATGCTAATTTAGACTGTAAAATGCTGATTCTTTTTTTCATGTTAATACAAAATAATCATTGCTTTTTGCAGTCTTAAATTATAATAATGAGTTTTTTTATTAAAGACAACTAATATAGTAAAATTAAAAGATTGGATTAGAATATCTAATTTTAAAATAAATTAATAATCCCATAAAACAAGGTTGAAATTACACTTACAGTTTTTATTTTTTTCATGTTATTTATGGTTAAGTAACGTATAGAAGTTTCCTTATTATCTAAAAATTGTATTGCAAATAATTTTTAATAATGGACGTAGCTAAAAATAGTTTAAAAGTAACATATTAATTTTTTGTTGTAATAATATACAAAATGATTAGAAGGTTTAAAGTAGTTCAGCTTCAATTTTTAGGTTGATTAATTACTTTTTTTCATGATTACAGTTTTTATTGGTTATTGCACCTGTTCTAGGGCAGGTGCAATTTAATATGAAATTAAAAAACTGTGTTTATCAGTGCTTTTATTGTATTACAATGTACGATCCGTTAATGATTAATATAGAAATATATGATACACAAAGAACAACGCATTAAACTCAAAAAAGTTTTAGCACATAATTATACAAAAGGTGTTCTGAAAATTTTAAAAGAGAAGAAAATAACTAACAGAAGAGGAACACCTTACGGATCATCAATGATAAGAAATGTATTTAACGGTCTTAACCAGAATGAAGCTATTGAAGATGCAATTATGGAACTTTTTATCCAAACCCAAGAAGACATTAAAGAAACCGTTGAAGAGAGAAATCGAATTTTAGAAATATAGCGGTTGCTAGTTTATACCTAGACAACGAGTTTCAGAAAAACACTTTTGTGCTACATTTAATATGTGTTATAAATACAGTATTTCATTGATACTGTTGTTTAAGGCAGGGCGATTGACGGCTTACTTCTCGTCGCCTTGCTGACTAAATAAATGTAAAGATCTAATTAAAAAATTTCAACTTTCATTTCGATTTAACTCAATGTAACACGTGGCAATGAATATGAATTTAGAAGAAAGAAAAACAGAACATTTAAAATGGTTTATAATAGGATTTTGTAGTGCCTTTGGGATTGGAATACTGTTATTTACTGTATTATATTTTTATTTAAAGTAAACCTAAATTACTTGAACCCCCGTTTTCATCAGAACTAAATATTAACACACCGTACATTTTTTTCTTAGAAAATTATGGATAAACAACACGTAGTTTTATTTGGGCAATGCATGTTGTTAGGTGTGTTAAAAGTGGATCTTAGGAAACCTTTCAAAGCGACGGTTGGGTAGCTGTCGCTTTGTTTTTTACTTCGAGAAGTTCAGAACCAAACAGGAAATGATAAAGATTTCCATTTTCATGGGAATAAGATGTCTAATTACTTGCTGTTTTTAGAAAGGCAAGGCGTTACTAGGTCTATAGAGGTTGTGCCTAGCCGCCTTGTTATCATTAATAGATTCCTGCCTTCGCAGGAATGACAAAAAACTAATAAATGAGATTCCCATTTTCATGGGAAATGAATATGAATAAAGAAAAGCTATTATTTTTAAAAGGTTTCATTACAGGTTTTTTAACTGCAACGGTATTTATTGTACTTTTTGTTATCGTGGTTTTGTGTGTGAAGTATTCTTGATTTATCAGATTGGAATACCTTTTTATTTATTTAAAAACCCTTCAGTTGTAATGATTGAAGGGTTTTGTTTTGTTACTCTAAATTAAAGGTGTGTAAAGTTATTTTAGTATCAATATTTTTTATGTAAAGCTATTTTAGGACGACTGTTAAAATAAGTAAAGTTATATTAGTACGATAAGTTTAAACTGTAAAGTAGTTTTAGGATTAGACATTTACTAAAGTTTGTTTAACAACTGCTCAGCGTTTGTCTAAAGATTGCTGAAAATTTGTTTAAGAATTGTTTAGAGTTTTATTTATAATTATCACTAAAATAAATTAAGTATCTGAAAAACAAATTTTTATAGTTTTTACCATATTAAAGCGGAATTATTAATCTACGGACTCGGCCTTAAATCCAATTTTCTGTAATGTAGCTTTTACATCTTCTTCCGAAGCTCCATCGCCTTCTATAGTTAGAATTTTATCAGGATTGGTTGTATCTACTTCCCAGTTTACAACACCATCTTGTTTGTTTAAAAAAGGGGTTACTTTAGATACACAACCACCACAATTAATATTTGTTTTAAATTTTAAAGTTTTCATAGTATTTGAATTTATAATTAATATTAAAGTTTTATTCGTTTAAGTCTTAGACTATTTGTCACTACCGAAACACTACTGAATGCCATTGCTGCTCCTGCAATCATAGGATCTAATAAGAAACCATTTATTGGATACAAAACACCTGCGGCAATAGGTATTCCAATGATGTTATAAATGAATGCCCAAAACAGGTTTTGTCGGATACCTAACACGGTTCTTTTTGATAGCTCTAATGCTTTGGGAATGGATTGTAAATCTGACGTTATCAATGTCATTTTTGCGACGTCCATTGCTATGTCTGATCCTTTACCCATTGCAATACTCACATTAGCCTGTGCTAAAGCGTGAGAATCATTGATGCCATCGCCAACCATAGCTACTATTTTTCCATCTGCCTGTAATTTTTCAACAAAAGCTGCTTTCTCCGAAGGCATTACTTCACCTTTGTAATTTGTTATTCCTACCTGCATTGCGACAGCAGATGCGGTTTTCTTATTATCTCCAGTAAGCATATACACTTCAATTCCTCTTTCTTGCAGTATAGCTATTGCCTTTTTAGAAGTTTCCTTAATCTTGTCCGCAATGGCCAGTATTGCCAGCACTTGTTTTTCATTACTGAAGAATATTACCGTCTTTGCTTGGTCTTCTAAACTTTCAGTTGTTTGGGTAAAGTTAATGTCGATTTGAATATTTTTCTCGACCATTAGTTTATGGTTGCCCACATAATACTTTGAACCATTTTCAGCTTGAACGCCTTTTCCCGTAATACTTTCAAAAGCTGAAATTTCAGATTGTTCGACGTTTTGCTCTTTTAAATGGTTGACAACCGCTTCTGCCAAAGGATGTTCTGATTGACTTTCGATAGCCAATAGAGTTTGTTTGTATTTACTTAGGTCGTCAAGTTTATCGTTCCAAATTACATCAGTTACATTAGGTTTTCCTTCTGTAATCGTGCCTGTTTTGTCAAGAATTACCGCATTTACTTTATAACCTAGTTCCAAGCTTTCGGCATCTTTTATAAGAATATTATTTTCTGCTCCTTTGCCAATGCCTACCATTATTGCCGTAGGTGTTGCCAACCCTAATGCGCAAGGACAGGCAATGACCAATACAGCGACTGAAGTCAATAATGCTTGAGAAAATGCGTTGTTACCACCAATCGAAAACCAAACAATAAATGTTATAATGGAAATACTCATTACCACAGGAACAAATATTCCAGCGATTTTATCGACCAATTTTTGAACAGGCGCTTTACTTCCTTGGGCTTCCTGTACCATTTTGATGATTTGGGATAATAAGGTTTCCCCGCCTACTTTTTCAGCGGTAAATTGAAAACTTCCTTTTTGGTTTACCGTACCTGCAAATACTTTTTCATCCTTTGTTTTTTCTACAGGAACAGGTTCCCCCGTAATCATACTTTCATTCACATAAGAATTTCCTTTTGAGACTAAACCATCAACAGGAATTTTTTCTCCAGGTTTCACCAAAATAGTTTGCCCTACTTGCACAGATGAAATCGGAATTTCTTTTTCTTCATCATTCTCAATAATTTTTAGCGTTTTAGGTTGTAGACCCATCAGTTTTTTAATAGCCGAAGAGGTATTAGATTTTGCCTTTTCCTCCAATAATTTCCCCAAGGAAATAAAGGTTATAATTACTGTTGCTGCTTCATAATAGACGTGAGGTTCAGTACCTCGACTCAACCAAAATTCAGAAAAAAATGTATTGAATACACTAAACAAGAAAGCGATTCCAGTACTCAAGGCTACCAAGGTATCCATATTGGCTTTACCATATTTGGCTTGCTTAAAGGCGTTTATAAAGAAACTTCGCCCAAACCAAAAAAGTATAGGAAACGTCAGTACCAAGGAAATCCATTTTCCTGGTCCCCAATTCATATAGAACATTCCTAATACGAAAATTGGAAGGGTAAGAATAGCCGACCAAATAGTACGGTTTTTTATATCCTGATAGTGTTTTTGTTGAAGTTCTTGCTGGGCTTCTGATGAATTTTCGGTATCCAGAATTAAATCGTAACCAACTCCTCTTAACGCATTTTGAAAGTTCTCGGGATTTATGGCTTTATCATATTCTACCAAAACAGAACTGCTGGCAAAATTGACGCTGGCATCAAAGACACCTTCAGTATGTTTTAGTACAGACTCTACACTTGCTGCGCAGGATGCACAGGTCATACCAGTAACTGGAAATGATTCTTTTATTCCTTGCTTATGTTTTTTTTCTTTGGTTTCAAAAATGTTAACTGTATCCATAATCCTATTGTTATTTGTACACTACAAATTTCGGGATTAAAGGACTTTAATATGTTACGTTATATGCTGAATGAATTGTAAAATTTACTGAAACTCCAAACTGTTGTCCGAGTTTGGTTTGTTAATGATCTGGTAAATAGAGTTTAATGCTTCAATCGTCAAAAGTTACTTCATCCAAATCTAGCTGGGCATGAAGTTTTATATTATTATTTTAATGACACTATTCATTTGACAGTACGAAAGATTTAATCTGCTTTGTTTTTTTACTCAGTTCTTTGTTGTCAGTAGTTTTTGTTTTTATCTGTCTAAGTCTGTAGAAGAAATATCTTTCTTACCTTACTTAATTCACTAACCAATTCAATGGAGTTGAAGATTGCTAATTTTTAAGTTTAGTTTGAACACGTATTAACTGTCTTGAAAAGTAATTTGTATCAGGAGAGTTTTGTTCTTTAGATAGATTTACTGCTGTTTGATGAGCTTTCAACGCTTTTTTTATTTCATTATTTTCTTCATAAGCATCACCTAAAGCTTTATGAGCAATAGCCGATTGAGGATATTTTTTTATATTTTCTTCAAATAAATTGATTGCCATATCCGTTTGACCATCATCAAGTAATACATAGGCAACACGCCTTAATGTTCTATTAGGAATCTCTTTAGAAGTTTGATACTTATCAGCTCTATGT from Kordia antarctica encodes the following:
- a CDS encoding heavy-metal-associated domain-containing protein, producing MKTLKFKTNINCGGCVSKVTPFLNKQDGVVNWEVDTTNPDKILTIEGDGASEEDVKATLQKIGFKAESVD
- a CDS encoding heavy metal translocating P-type ATPase is translated as MDTVNIFETKEKKHKQGIKESFPVTGMTCASCAASVESVLKHTEGVFDASVNFASSSVLVEYDKAINPENFQNALRGVGYDLILDTENSSEAQQELQQKHYQDIKNRTIWSAILTLPIFVLGMFYMNWGPGKWISLVLTFPILFWFGRSFFINAFKQAKYGKANMDTLVALSTGIAFLFSVFNTFFSEFWLSRGTEPHVYYEAATVIITFISLGKLLEEKAKSNTSSAIKKLMGLQPKTLKIIENDEEKEIPISSVQVGQTILVKPGEKIPVDGLVSKGNSYVNESMITGEPVPVEKTKDEKVFAGTVNQKGSFQFTAEKVGGETLLSQIIKMVQEAQGSKAPVQKLVDKIAGIFVPVVMSISIITFIVWFSIGGNNAFSQALLTSVAVLVIACPCALGLATPTAIMVGIGKGAENNILIKDAESLELGYKVNAVILDKTGTITEGKPNVTDVIWNDKLDDLSKYKQTLLAIESQSEHPLAEAVVNHLKEQNVEQSEISAFESITGKGVQAENGSKYYVGNHKLMVEKNIQIDINFTQTTESLEDQAKTVIFFSNEKQVLAILAIADKIKETSKKAIAILQERGIEVYMLTGDNKKTASAVAMQVGITNYKGEVMPSEKAAFVEKLQADGKIVAMVGDGINDSHALAQANVSIAMGKGSDIAMDVAKMTLITSDLQSIPKALELSKRTVLGIRQNLFWAFIYNIIGIPIAAGVLYPINGFLLDPMIAGAAMAFSSVSVVTNSLRLKRIKL